The proteins below are encoded in one region of Pseudomonas helmanticensis:
- a CDS encoding ATP-binding protein, giving the protein MVTESLRKIAARVPVPRSLLGRMLLLTLLAVLFAQTLSSVIWVSQLRATQLEGLVTSARSLAHSMTASVSYFRSLPVAYRPLVLDQLRSMGGTRFVVTLNDKPLGMDVLPVTPRKAAVMKAVDEVLRQTLGHDTDISVTFVSPEDLRIFNAGLKLDELPRSWAHYALTLEPVNPPVLVTQIQMAPGEWLYIASLLPEPYTSLEEQGLPSQQVWFIVLTSGFLLLFIGVLVHWQSRPLKRLARAARDMSLGADVEPVAEGGGSEVVEVGRAFNTMRERISRYLTERSQLFSAISHDLRTPITRLRLRVELLEDETLQAKFGRDLDELELLVKGALQCVKDTDIHENIEPVDLNHVLDCLVEPYLAPNGNGRVTQQGRALAAYPGKPLALKRCIGNLIDNALKYGQNAHLHIDDDDSAFVLHVDDEGPGVPEQRLEQVFEPHFRLAGQQQGYGLGLGIARNIAHSHGGEVTLQNLREGGLRVTLQLPRSVD; this is encoded by the coding sequence ACGCTGTTGGCGGTGTTGTTCGCGCAAACACTGTCGAGTGTGATCTGGGTTTCGCAACTGCGCGCCACGCAGCTCGAAGGCCTGGTCACCAGCGCCCGCAGCCTTGCGCATTCGATGACCGCCAGCGTCAGTTACTTCCGCTCGTTGCCGGTGGCTTACCGGCCGTTGGTACTCGACCAATTGCGCAGCATGGGCGGCACCCGATTTGTCGTGACGCTCAACGACAAACCGCTCGGCATGGACGTGCTACCGGTGACGCCGCGTAAAGCGGCGGTGATGAAAGCGGTCGACGAAGTACTGCGCCAGACCCTCGGCCATGACACGGATATTTCAGTGACCTTTGTCAGTCCCGAGGACCTGCGGATTTTCAACGCCGGGCTGAAGCTCGATGAGTTGCCACGTTCGTGGGCGCATTACGCGCTGACCCTGGAGCCGGTGAACCCGCCTGTGCTGGTCACACAGATCCAGATGGCGCCGGGCGAATGGCTGTACATCGCCTCTTTACTGCCCGAGCCGTACACCAGTCTTGAAGAGCAAGGCCTGCCGTCGCAGCAGGTGTGGTTCATCGTCCTCACCAGCGGCTTTCTGCTGCTGTTCATCGGCGTATTGGTGCACTGGCAGAGCCGGCCGCTCAAGCGTCTGGCACGGGCAGCGCGGGACATGTCGCTGGGCGCCGACGTCGAGCCAGTGGCCGAGGGTGGCGGCAGTGAAGTGGTCGAAGTGGGCCGTGCGTTCAACACAATGCGCGAACGCATCAGCCGTTACCTGACCGAACGCAGTCAGTTGTTCAGTGCGATTTCTCACGACCTGCGCACACCGATCACGCGCTTGCGCCTACGCGTCGAATTGCTCGAAGACGAAACCCTGCAAGCCAAGTTCGGCCGTGATCTGGACGAGCTGGAACTGCTGGTCAAAGGCGCGCTGCAATGCGTGAAAGACACCGACATCCACGAGAACATCGAGCCGGTGGATCTCAACCATGTGCTCGATTGTCTGGTCGAGCCGTATCTGGCGCCGAACGGCAATGGTCGCGTGACTCAGCAGGGCCGGGCGTTGGCGGCGTATCCGGGCAAACCGTTGGCGCTCAAGCGTTGCATCGGCAATTTGATCGACAACGCCTTGAAGTATGGGCAGAACGCGCATCTGCACATCGATGACGATGACAGCGCGTTTGTCTTGCATGTCGACGATGAAGGGCCGGGCGTGCCGGAGCAGCGGCTGGAGCAGGTGTTCGAGCCGCACTTCCGGTTGGCGGGGCAGCAGCAGGGGTATGGGTTGGGGTTGGGTATTGCGCGCAATATTGCTCACAGTCATGGCGGCGAAGTGACGTTGCAGAATTTGCGTGAGGGTGGGTTGCGGGTGACCCTGCAATTGCCGCGTTCAGTGGATTAG